Proteins encoded within one genomic window of Cyanobium sp. Tous-M-B4:
- a CDS encoding type II toxin-antitoxin system VapC family toxin, which yields MSLPVALDTNVLVRLLVNDDPAQAEQAAALIDASAACFVPITVALELEWVLRGAYKLSREAVITAFEGLLAIRHLHVEQEELVRRALEWHRQGMDFADALHLARSEGCGALISFDRQLALVAGRLNLQPTVKNP from the coding sequence ATGAGTTTGCCTGTGGCGCTCGACACCAACGTGCTGGTGCGCCTGCTGGTGAACGACGATCCGGCTCAGGCTGAGCAGGCGGCAGCGCTGATCGATGCCAGCGCCGCCTGTTTTGTGCCGATCACCGTGGCCCTGGAGCTGGAGTGGGTGCTGCGTGGTGCCTACAAATTGTCTCGTGAAGCCGTGATCACGGCCTTTGAGGGACTACTCGCCATCCGCCATCTCCATGTGGAGCAGGAAGAGCTCGTGAGGCGAGCCTTGGAGTGGCACCGGCAGGGCATGGACTTTGCCGATGCGCTCCATCTGGCTCGAAGCGAGGGCTGTGGGGCTTTGATCAGCTTCGATCGGCAACTGGCCCTGGTGGCTGGGCGGCTGAACCTTCAGCCAACAGTCAAGAACCCTTGA
- the gmd gene encoding GDP-mannose 4,6-dehydratase, with protein MKTALITGITGQDGSYLAELLLEKGYAVHGIKRRASSFNTARIDHLYQDPHESDPRLSLHYGDLTDSTNLIRIIQQVQPDEIYNLGAQSHVAVSFEAPEYTANSDALGTLRILEAVRMLGLSNKTRIYQASTSELYGLVQEIPQKETTPFYPRSPYGVAKLYAYWITVNYREAYGMYACNGILFNHESPRRGETFVTRKITRGLARINEGLEGCLYMGNLDSLRDWGHARDYVEMQWRMLQQPGTPEDFVIATGRQESVRRFIELAAAELGWGAIEWQGSGIEEVGRRSSGEVVVRIDPRYFRPAEVETLLGDPSKAHEKLGWTPTATLEQLVAEMVAADKEEARKEAILRLKGFNVVGSMENPPTNPSAVAAAGDKG; from the coding sequence ATGAAAACAGCTCTGATTACGGGCATCACTGGGCAAGATGGCTCCTATCTGGCCGAGCTGTTGCTGGAGAAGGGCTACGCGGTGCACGGCATCAAGCGCCGCGCTAGCAGCTTCAATACCGCCCGCATCGATCATCTATACCAAGATCCCCATGAAAGCGATCCACGGCTGAGCCTTCACTACGGCGATCTAACGGACAGTACGAATCTGATCCGGATCATTCAGCAGGTGCAGCCCGATGAGATCTACAACCTCGGCGCCCAGAGCCATGTGGCGGTGAGCTTCGAGGCGCCGGAATACACCGCCAACAGCGACGCCCTAGGCACCCTGCGCATCCTGGAGGCGGTGCGGATGCTGGGACTAAGCAATAAAACCCGCATTTATCAGGCCAGCACGAGTGAGCTCTACGGCCTGGTGCAGGAGATCCCCCAGAAGGAAACAACGCCTTTCTATCCGCGTAGCCCCTACGGGGTGGCCAAGCTCTATGCCTACTGGATCACGGTGAACTACCGAGAGGCCTACGGCATGTATGCCTGCAACGGCATCTTGTTTAACCACGAATCACCGCGGCGGGGTGAAACCTTCGTGACCCGCAAGATCACCCGCGGCCTGGCCCGCATCAACGAGGGCCTTGAGGGTTGCCTCTACATGGGTAATCTCGACTCCCTGCGCGACTGGGGCCATGCCAGGGATTACGTGGAGATGCAGTGGCGGATGCTGCAGCAGCCCGGCACCCCAGAAGATTTTGTAATTGCCACAGGCCGTCAGGAATCGGTGCGGCGCTTCATTGAACTGGCCGCCGCTGAGTTGGGCTGGGGTGCGATCGAATGGCAGGGCAGCGGCATAGAAGAAGTGGGGCGGCGCAGCAGCGGTGAGGTGGTGGTGCGCATCGATCCCCGTTATTTCCGTCCGGCGGAGGTGGAAACTTTGCTGGGTGATCCCAGCAAGGCCCACGAGAAACTGGGCTGGACGCCCACCGCGACCCTTGAGCAACTGGTGGCCGAGATGGTGGCGGCTGACAAGGAGGAAGCGCGCAAGGAGGCGATCCTGCGGCTGAAGGGCTTCAACGTGGTGGGATCTATGGAGAACCCGCCCACCAATCCTTCGGCGGTGGCCGCAGCTGGAGACAAGGGCTGA
- a CDS encoding GDP-L-fucose synthase translates to MAGLITPADRIFVAGHRGMAGSAICRALQRTGYSNLLTASRTEMDLEDGPAVQHWFAEHKPTVVVLAAAKVGGIQANSSYPADFLLENLKIQTNVIETAWRSGVRRLLFLGSSCIYPKFAEQPIREEALLTGPLEPTNEWYAIAKITGIKLCEALRKQHGFDAISLMPTNLYGPGDNYHPENSHVLPALIRRFHEATQANAPTVTCWGTGTPLREFLHVDDLGEACVFALEHWQPAPDQLQFLNVGTGVDLSIRQLAETVANATGFMGEITWDSSKPDGTPKKQLDVSRMAALGWWARIALADGLVDTVAEFRASLEREVVRL, encoded by the coding sequence ATGGCTGGCCTGATCACCCCTGCCGACCGCATCTTCGTTGCCGGCCACCGGGGCATGGCGGGCAGCGCCATCTGCCGGGCACTGCAACGGACGGGCTATAGCAACTTGCTCACGGCCAGCCGCACCGAAATGGATCTGGAAGACGGCCCCGCCGTGCAGCACTGGTTTGCCGAACACAAGCCCACGGTGGTGGTGCTTGCGGCAGCCAAGGTGGGCGGCATCCAGGCCAACAGCAGCTACCCGGCCGATTTCCTGTTGGAGAACCTTAAGATCCAGACCAACGTGATCGAAACGGCCTGGCGCAGCGGTGTGCGGCGGCTGCTATTTCTGGGCAGCAGCTGCATCTACCCGAAGTTTGCCGAGCAGCCGATCCGCGAGGAGGCCCTGCTCACTGGGCCCCTGGAGCCCACCAACGAGTGGTACGCGATTGCCAAGATCACCGGCATCAAGCTCTGCGAAGCCCTACGCAAGCAGCACGGCTTTGATGCGATCAGCCTGATGCCCACCAATCTGTATGGCCCGGGCGACAATTACCACCCCGAAAACAGCCATGTGCTGCCGGCGCTGATCCGGCGTTTCCACGAGGCGACACAGGCGAACGCCCCGACCGTGACCTGCTGGGGTACGGGCACGCCGCTGCGGGAATTCCTGCATGTGGACGACCTGGGCGAAGCCTGTGTGTTTGCCCTGGAGCATTGGCAGCCGGCCCCGGATCAGCTGCAGTTCCTGAACGTGGGCACGGGTGTGGACTTGAGCATCCGCCAGCTGGCGGAGACAGTGGCGAACGCCACGGGGTTCATGGGTGAGATCACTTGGGACTCGAGCAAGCCTGACGGCACCCCGAAGAAACAGCTGGATGTGAGCCGGATGGCAGCCTTGGGCTGGTGGGCGCGGATTGCTCTGGCGGATGGGCTGGTGGACACAGTGGCAGAGTTCCGAGCCAGCCTTGAGCGGGAGGTAGTGCGGCTGTGA
- a CDS encoding glycosyltransferase, translated as MPTIDQTKTNASNVLQDQISPHYMKTISASLSAFVERLKIGDKESAASLLSELQAPCQASQKTAKVVSKACDVYGSYKNPRWSSLRRKLISNKTIKVTLINDVGFNAGAGIGMMRQAECLLQSGHEVTVIAASKEQDLIRDSSQHLNSGISFISCAHIVNNISSPRWEKTLGLIRLIKSTHPDLVITGNFHAHSMPIEAIGAIHRSGVPSVVYSHDCDWVTGGCAHYLWYNCDSYTTGCNEKVCKKIEPSYPPLKKGDVLTNWATRSDLFSLDNLPIATNSHWNKAVHTLRFGESPQIQFIPLGLDESTFKPVDKQKARQKLGLTTNDNTTIILTGSCNFNSRGKGGQDLLKVFDELSNREDILFVYMGSSEKASLPNNVRALGYLSSPTDIATAYNSADIFLNPVLVEAFGQTMLEASACGVPIVSYSTTGTTNISIHNFNALHAKTSDTKDLINKIDTLIKDPMLRSRLGSNGRLLTEKFFTLRKQYANWRRFIIDISYINQNTNCSDDCRRLSRIGAYASSRQNNSNAEPPKKPVFTILTPTYNVGNEFYRTANSILEQSHVGIEWIVFDGLSKSHTSENILRECKNLISKLIREKDNGIYDALNKCAPHISGEYVLVMGSGDYLIDSTVLERVSLDLLRNKPDMLVGNVIEETQDGRFVTTKAHNPREKIRTLKNSDYSNYWLKGYPPHQSTFVKARIFQDFPFDTSFSIAADLDQILRISASSNLTVEATEMIISVYPNGGFSASNTSKWIDEVHSICSRYASDQESLSTHFAPVRARQQATDHKRKVENTRLLAIAGDLLPVYS; from the coding sequence ATGCCCACCATCGATCAGACCAAAACAAATGCATCAAACGTGTTGCAAGATCAAATTTCACCACATTACATGAAAACGATTTCAGCTAGCCTTTCAGCCTTTGTTGAAAGGCTAAAGATCGGAGACAAGGAAAGCGCGGCTAGCCTTCTCAGCGAACTTCAGGCTCCTTGCCAAGCTAGCCAAAAAACAGCGAAGGTAGTATCTAAAGCCTGTGATGTCTATGGATCCTACAAAAATCCTCGGTGGTCATCGCTTCGTAGAAAGCTAATATCCAATAAGACAATCAAAGTGACATTAATTAATGATGTCGGATTCAATGCTGGTGCAGGCATCGGAATGATGAGGCAAGCGGAATGCTTATTACAGTCCGGTCACGAAGTCACCGTCATTGCCGCGTCAAAGGAACAAGACCTGATTCGTGATTCTTCACAACATCTTAATAGTGGAATCTCATTTATATCATGCGCGCATATTGTCAATAACATATCAAGCCCAAGATGGGAAAAGACTCTTGGATTGATTCGGCTAATTAAAAGTACGCATCCAGATCTCGTGATAACTGGCAACTTTCACGCCCACTCTATGCCTATTGAAGCGATTGGAGCAATTCATCGGTCGGGAGTTCCCTCCGTTGTCTATTCCCATGATTGCGACTGGGTAACTGGTGGCTGTGCTCATTATCTTTGGTACAACTGCGATTCTTACACTACAGGCTGCAATGAAAAAGTCTGCAAAAAGATTGAACCTTCGTATCCGCCGCTAAAAAAAGGTGATGTATTAACAAACTGGGCAACAAGATCCGACTTGTTCTCTCTCGACAATCTGCCCATTGCAACAAATAGTCATTGGAACAAAGCTGTACACACACTGCGATTTGGCGAGTCTCCACAAATACAATTTATTCCCTTGGGCTTAGACGAATCTACATTTAAACCAGTAGACAAACAAAAAGCACGGCAAAAACTAGGCTTGACAACCAATGACAATACTACTATTATTCTTACTGGATCATGCAATTTTAATTCACGCGGCAAAGGAGGCCAAGACCTGCTTAAGGTTTTCGATGAATTATCAAATAGAGAAGACATCCTATTCGTGTATATGGGTAGCAGCGAAAAAGCCTCTCTGCCCAACAATGTTCGCGCTCTTGGCTACCTTAGCTCTCCAACAGATATAGCTACTGCTTATAACTCTGCGGATATATTTCTAAACCCTGTTTTAGTTGAAGCTTTTGGGCAAACAATGCTTGAAGCATCTGCATGTGGTGTCCCTATAGTTTCCTATTCCACAACGGGAACTACCAATATATCCATACACAACTTCAATGCTCTTCACGCAAAAACAAGTGATACCAAAGACTTGATAAACAAAATAGACACCTTAATAAAAGATCCCATGCTACGATCACGTCTAGGAAGCAATGGGCGTCTATTGACTGAAAAGTTCTTTACTCTGCGCAAACAATATGCAAACTGGAGGCGATTTATTATTGATATTTCATATATCAACCAGAACACTAATTGCTCTGATGATTGTCGCCGTCTCAGCCGAATTGGCGCTTACGCATCATCGCGTCAAAACAACTCCAACGCAGAGCCTCCGAAGAAGCCAGTTTTCACTATATTAACCCCCACCTACAACGTGGGCAATGAGTTCTATCGAACTGCCAACAGCATCCTCGAGCAAAGCCATGTTGGCATTGAGTGGATAGTTTTTGATGGACTTAGCAAAAGCCACACATCAGAAAATATCCTTAGAGAATGTAAAAATTTGATTTCTAAACTGATAAGAGAGAAAGACAATGGTATCTATGACGCTCTTAATAAGTGTGCGCCCCATATCAGTGGCGAGTACGTATTGGTAATGGGCTCTGGCGACTACCTTATTGACTCTACCGTTCTTGAGCGCGTTTCGCTAGATTTACTAAGAAACAAGCCGGATATGCTTGTTGGTAATGTTATCGAAGAGACTCAGGATGGCCGCTTTGTTACGACTAAAGCACATAATCCCCGCGAAAAGATTCGAACATTAAAAAACTCCGACTATTCAAATTACTGGTTAAAAGGATATCCTCCACATCAAAGTACATTTGTCAAGGCCAGGATATTCCAAGACTTCCCCTTCGACACTAGCTTTTCAATAGCTGCTGATCTTGATCAGATCCTTAGAATATCAGCTTCTAGCAATCTCACAGTAGAAGCTACAGAGATGATTATTTCTGTATACCCGAATGGTGGCTTTTCGGCGTCTAATACATCTAAATGGATCGACGAGGTTCATTCTATCTGTAGCCGCTATGCTAGCGACCAGGAGTCCTTAAGTACCCACTTCGCTCCAGTGCGCGCAAGACAGCAGGCTACTGATCATAAGAGAAAGGTTGAAAATACTCGGCTTTTAGCTATTGCAGGAGATCTTCTTCCTGTCTACTCATGA
- a CDS encoding type II toxin-antitoxin system VapC family toxin: protein MPRCSRCCAAWCWPRAWELRANLSAYDALYVALAEQLGTTLLTADARAARAPGLLCPVEVMAP, encoded by the coding sequence ATGCCGAGGTGCTCTCGGTGCTGCGCCGCCTGGTGCTGGCCGCGTGCCTGGGAGCTTCGGGCCAACCTCAGCGCCTACGACGCGCTCTACGTGGCCCTGGCCGAACAGCTGGGCACCACCTTGCTCACCGCCGATGCCCGTGCAGCCCGGGCACCCGGCCTGCTCTGCCCTGTGGAGGTGATGGCCCCATGA
- a CDS encoding AbrB/MazE/SpoVT family DNA-binding domain-containing protein, with translation MDALLTLSSKGQLVIPARLRQLLGLQPGDRLALSLEADGLRLVPEDREKSRSARALIGCAGYQGPPLSLEQMDPARFAEA, from the coding sequence ATGGATGCGCTGCTCACCCTGTCATCCAAGGGCCAGCTGGTGATCCCGGCACGGTTGCGTCAGCTATTGGGTTTACAGCCAGGCGATCGGCTGGCGTTGAGCCTGGAGGCTGATGGGCTGCGCCTGGTTCCCGAGGACCGCGAAAAAAGCCGCTCTGCCCGCGCCTTGATCGGCTGCGCTGGATACCAGGGGCCACCGCTGAGCTTGGAGCAGATGGATCCGGCACGCTTCGCCGAAGCATGA
- a CDS encoding type II toxin-antitoxin system VapC family toxin encodes MSKSHPPELLLDTHALLWWLAEPDRLSTAAHQAIADPGNRVHVSAASGWEIATKVRLGKLPAARELLEDLPELLAAQGFLLLPITLLHGLHAGGYKLEHRDPFDRLLAAQAELSGLTLVSLDPALQAFPCRLLW; translated from the coding sequence GTGAGCAAAAGCCATCCCCCCGAGCTGCTGCTCGACACCCATGCCTTGCTGTGGTGGCTGGCTGAGCCCGATCGCCTCTCGACAGCTGCCCATCAAGCCATTGCTGATCCTGGCAACCGGGTGCATGTAAGTGCGGCGTCTGGCTGGGAGATCGCAACCAAGGTGCGCCTGGGCAAGCTCCCGGCGGCCCGAGAACTGCTTGAGGATCTTCCTGAATTGCTGGCAGCCCAAGGGTTTCTGCTGCTGCCGATCACGCTCCTGCATGGCTTGCATGCCGGCGGTTACAAGCTGGAGCATCGAGACCCATTCGATCGGCTTCTGGCCGCCCAGGCCGAACTGAGCGGTCTCACCCTGGTGAGCCTTGATCCTGCGTTGCAGGCTTTTCCCTGCCGCTTGCTCTGGTAG
- a CDS encoding nucleotidyltransferase domain-containing protein, with the protein MTISQAGVQSIPGIPEQAQARLIQLLTSNPELQAVWLFGSRAMGRHQQGSDIDLCLEAHVQRVGRCLWRKACRPSVNA; encoded by the coding sequence GTGACAATCAGCCAAGCAGGCGTTCAGTCCATCCCCGGCATCCCCGAGCAGGCCCAAGCGCGACTGATCCAGTTGTTGACATCTAATCCGGAGCTGCAGGCGGTGTGGCTGTTTGGCTCGCGGGCAATGGGGCGCCATCAGCAGGGTTCTGACATTGATCTCTGCCTCGAGGCCCATGTGCAGCGGGTGGGCCGCTGCCTTTGGAGGAAGGCCTGCAGACCATCTGTGAATGCTTAG
- a CDS encoding type II toxin-antitoxin system Phd/YefM family antitoxin — protein sequence MTAVPGRIVNVHEAKTQFSRLIDAAHAGETIVVAKGGKPWARLVPLEPPHARRVPGVLNGRLNLPPLEVLLEPLPEEELAAMEQPLL from the coding sequence ATGACCGCTGTGCCAGGGCGCATCGTGAATGTGCATGAGGCCAAGACCCAGTTCTCTCGCCTGATCGATGCAGCCCATGCGGGCGAAACGATCGTGGTGGCCAAGGGCGGCAAGCCCTGGGCACGGCTGGTGCCGCTTGAACCACCCCATGCACGCCGCGTTCCAGGGGTCCTGAATGGGCGACTCAATTTGCCGCCTCTGGAGGTGCTGCTTGAGCCACTGCCTGAGGAGGAGCTTGCTGCGATGGAGCAGCCGTTGCTGTGA